A single Chryseobacterium sp. DNA region contains:
- a CDS encoding recombinase codes for MKFFNSSTNFESVLKKYFSFKNETLSLEPFAEFLESIKVADFTDVLNFFRNNPNFAENFKHYLHNIFKGRPFNLSLTEANILSENAFFPELKKRILNKVLPPVENEKTVWYMIDNVSLRPKRDLKYIHNLPENEIDEFLTIVGASDFIVKPNVKKELIFSMNILSWRVTGMAMEVEVVRMAPQYRNLDNPFLALQNELETLAEDLVKDPELQLHSKDSRYKQIKIYTEQCLEFVNIAFKNSAKYGISGKINQALLKIRQQTERIYEIVQLLVIDSDEDVMIKSKQLIFNILSYKSHKNNIADLINDSTRLISHLITNHTAETGTHYITSTRKEYMTMFYKASGGGIIVGALCVLKMLYGYIPGSDFSHAFLYSMNYAMGFVMIYLMGFTLATKQPAMTAATMTKVLSEEGNSKRNNTEFAHLVSKLFRSQFIAFVGNVLLAFPIALAIIYGLDVFFSQNLAVERSDKLLKDLDPFKSKAILHASIAGFYLFISGIISGNIGNNSVFYQIPERIAKNLSIRSFFGKKFAKGLSKYYAKNWPGIVSNFWFGVFLGATAPVGLFFGLDLDIRHITFAAGNFALGLYGKDFSVDSYTFWISFITVFLIGFFNFLVSFSLSMFLAFRSRKMNFGQVSEIYKEIFRYFVKHPLKFFLPLSSGLDKKADDLMSSTIANKSEEH; via the coding sequence ATGAAATTTTTTAATTCCAGCACAAATTTTGAGTCAGTTCTTAAAAAATATTTTTCTTTTAAGAACGAAACCCTTTCTTTAGAGCCGTTTGCAGAGTTTTTAGAGAGCATTAAAGTAGCAGATTTTACAGATGTCCTCAATTTTTTCAGAAATAATCCCAATTTTGCTGAAAATTTTAAACACTACTTACACAATATATTTAAAGGAAGACCCTTCAATTTGTCTTTGACAGAAGCCAATATCCTTTCCGAAAATGCTTTCTTTCCGGAACTTAAAAAAAGAATCCTGAACAAGGTTTTGCCTCCCGTAGAGAATGAGAAAACGGTGTGGTATATGATTGATAATGTCAGTCTGAGGCCTAAAAGAGACCTGAAGTATATCCATAACCTTCCTGAAAATGAGATTGATGAGTTTTTGACCATTGTAGGAGCTTCTGACTTTATTGTGAAGCCTAATGTGAAAAAAGAGCTGATCTTCTCTATGAACATCCTTTCCTGGAGGGTTACCGGAATGGCTATGGAAGTGGAAGTGGTAAGAATGGCCCCACAGTACAGGAATCTTGATAACCCGTTTCTGGCCCTCCAAAATGAACTGGAAACACTGGCTGAGGATCTCGTAAAAGATCCTGAACTGCAGCTTCATTCTAAAGACAGCAGATACAAACAGATCAAAATCTATACAGAACAATGTCTGGAGTTTGTGAATATTGCATTTAAAAACTCCGCCAAATATGGTATTTCAGGAAAGATCAATCAGGCATTGCTGAAGATCCGCCAGCAAACTGAAAGGATCTATGAAATTGTACAACTGCTGGTTATCGATAGTGACGAGGATGTTATGATTAAGTCAAAGCAGCTGATCTTTAACATTCTGAGCTATAAATCTCACAAAAATAATATTGCGGATCTGATCAACGACAGCACAAGGCTGATCTCCCATCTTATTACCAATCACACCGCAGAAACCGGTACCCACTATATCACTTCTACCCGTAAAGAATACATGACGATGTTCTATAAGGCGAGTGGTGGTGGAATCATTGTAGGAGCGCTTTGTGTGCTTAAAATGCTGTACGGATATATTCCGGGGAGTGATTTTTCCCATGCATTCCTGTATTCCATGAATTATGCGATGGGATTTGTGATGATCTATCTGATGGGATTTACCCTGGCCACCAAACAGCCGGCCATGACAGCCGCTACGATGACCAAAGTATTGTCAGAGGAAGGAAACAGCAAAAGAAATAATACTGAATTTGCCCACCTTGTCTCGAAGCTTTTCAGAAGCCAGTTCATTGCCTTTGTAGGAAATGTACTGCTTGCCTTTCCGATAGCCCTTGCCATTATTTATGGGCTGGATGTGTTTTTTTCACAAAACCTTGCGGTTGAAAGATCGGACAAATTATTAAAAGACCTCGATCCTTTTAAATCCAAAGCGATTCTGCATGCCAGTATTGCCGGGTTTTACCTTTTTATTTCAGGGATTATTTCAGGAAATATCGGGAACAACTCCGTTTTCTACCAAATCCCGGAAAGAATTGCGAAAAACCTTTCCATCAGAAGCTTTTTTGGAAAAAAATTCGCAAAAGGCCTTTCAAAATATTATGCTAAAAACTGGCCGGGTATTGTTTCCAATTTCTGGTTCGGTGTTTTCCTGGGAGCTACAGCACCGGTCGGATTGTTTTTCGGACTGGATCTGGACATCAGACATATTACCTTTGCTGCCGGGAATTTTGCGTTAGGGCTCTACGGAAAAGATTTTTCGGTAGATTCCTATACTTTCTGGATTTCTTTTATCACCGTTTTTCTGATAGGATTCTTTAATTTCCTGGTGAGTTTCAGTTTATCTATGTTCCTGGCATTCAGATCAAGAAAGATGAATTTTGGACAGGTAAGCGAGATCTATAAGGAAATCTTCAGATACTTTGTAAAACATCCGTTGAAGTTTTTCCTGCCAT
- the mtgA gene encoding monofunctional biosynthetic peptidoglycan transglycosylase, producing MWKKIKQLIFIALVLNVVFIIWGRFFNPPVTITQIGALFEYGKLHRDYISYDEMGNNVKKAVIASEDQKFFDHNGFDYTAIEKAMKYNEKGKKIRGGSTISQQTAKNVFLWQGRSWVRKGLEAVYTFIIEKVWSKDIILERYLNSIEMGQGVFGVEAAAQYYFGKSSKDLSASDAAWIAAVLPNPKKYDPKNPSPYLRKKHNWIMRQMRNVSLK from the coding sequence ATGTGGAAAAAAATTAAACAGCTGATCTTCATCGCTCTTGTTCTGAATGTGGTTTTTATTATTTGGGGACGGTTTTTCAATCCGCCGGTTACCATTACCCAGATAGGAGCTCTTTTTGAGTATGGAAAGCTGCACAGAGACTATATTTCCTACGACGAAATGGGAAATAATGTAAAAAAAGCGGTCATCGCTTCTGAAGACCAGAAATTCTTTGATCATAACGGATTCGATTATACAGCCATTGAAAAAGCAATGAAGTATAACGAAAAAGGGAAAAAAATAAGAGGAGGAAGTACGATCTCCCAGCAGACGGCAAAAAATGTTTTTCTCTGGCAGGGCAGAAGCTGGGTCAGAAAAGGATTGGAAGCCGTCTATACGTTTATTATAGAAAAAGTATGGAGTAAAGACATTATCCTTGAAAGATACCTGAATTCTATTGAAATGGGGCAGGGCGTATTTGGAGTGGAAGCGGCCGCTCAGTATTATTTTGGAAAATCATCCAAAGATCTGAGCGCTTCAGATGCTGCCTGGATTGCTGCTGTACTGCCTAATCCAAAGAAATATGATCCGAAAAATCCATCCCCATATTTAAGAAAGAAGCACAATTGGATCATGAGACAGATGAGGAATGTGAGTTTGAAATAG
- a CDS encoding ABC transporter substrate-binding protein, translating to MKQKILLLIAVFSLIACKREPKISSSDWTHISNRTQYKEHDGVLELKSGNYSYNFKQNQTPFKKIILLNASMAGYISELGAEDLIIGVSSPEYIYSEKIQNLLKEGKIQNVGSEQKYDVEKIISLKPDAIFTNHIASFDNTYELLKNNGIQVVFLDEYMEQQPLEKTAYIKLFGELLGKEKEAEAQYQEIEKNYSELKELALKAKEKPVVLANEMYGDVWYLPGGNTSVAHYIADANASYVMKDNKDEKALTMSFEEVYAKAGGVQYWVNAGSHTSKKEMLGMNSFYGKLDVFNKGKIYTIAGKEKLKANDFFESGVVRADLVLKDYIKIFHPELLPDYQLTYMKELQ from the coding sequence ATGAAACAGAAAATTTTACTTCTAATCGCGGTTTTTTCGCTAATTGCCTGTAAGAGAGAACCAAAAATTTCGTCCTCAGATTGGACCCATATTTCAAACCGTACCCAATATAAGGAACATGACGGGGTTCTTGAGCTAAAATCGGGAAATTACAGCTATAATTTTAAGCAAAATCAAACTCCGTTTAAGAAAATCATCCTCTTAAATGCAAGTATGGCGGGCTATATCTCGGAACTTGGAGCCGAAGACCTGATCATAGGAGTGTCAAGCCCGGAATATATTTATTCCGAAAAAATTCAAAACCTGTTGAAGGAAGGAAAAATTCAGAATGTGGGAAGCGAGCAGAAGTATGATGTGGAAAAAATCATTTCCCTGAAGCCGGATGCTATTTTTACAAACCATATTGCCAGTTTTGACAATACCTATGAGCTGCTGAAAAACAATGGAATTCAGGTGGTATTTCTGGATGAGTATATGGAACAGCAGCCGTTGGAAAAAACAGCCTATATTAAGCTTTTCGGAGAGTTGTTAGGGAAAGAAAAAGAAGCAGAAGCCCAATACCAGGAAATTGAAAAGAACTACAGTGAGTTGAAAGAGCTTGCCTTAAAAGCAAAAGAAAAGCCTGTTGTTTTAGCCAATGAAATGTATGGCGATGTGTGGTATCTTCCGGGTGGAAATACGTCTGTTGCCCACTATATTGCAGATGCCAATGCTTCCTATGTTATGAAAGATAATAAAGATGAAAAAGCGTTAACGATGAGTTTTGAAGAGGTATACGCCAAAGCAGGAGGCGTGCAGTACTGGGTGAATGCAGGGAGCCATACTTCTAAAAAAGAAATGCTGGGAATGAATTCTTTTTATGGAAAACTGGACGTATTCAATAAAGGAAAGATCTATACCATCGCGGGAAAAGAAAAACTGAAAGCCAATGATTTCTTTGAAAGCGGTGTCGTAAGAGCCGACCTGGTTCTTAAAGACTATATTAAGATCTTTCATCCTGAACTTCTTCCGGATTATCAGCTGACGTATATGAAAGAATTGCAGTAA
- a CDS encoding SMEK domain-containing protein codes for MSLPDYFHNIRTYLFAYADHLKYTNSVGLGDYNIFAENLFKDLLNVLFDWDLLNANAQRRNQKSYDLVSKANNIFIQVTANKNHKKNIIVV; via the coding sequence ATGAGTTTACCAGATTATTTTCACAATATTAGAACATATTTGTTCGCCTATGCTGACCATCTAAAATATACAAATTCAGTAGGATTAGGTGATTACAATATTTTTGCAGAAAATCTATTTAAAGATTTGTTAAATGTACTGTTTGATTGGGATCTTCTTAATGCTAATGCTCAAAGAAGAAATCAAAAAAGTTATGACTTGGTTTCCAAAGCAAATAATATTTTTATACAAGTTACAGCAAACAAGAATCATAAAAAAAATATAATAGTAGTGTAG
- a CDS encoding helix-turn-helix domain-containing protein, with amino-acid sequence MKTTKEVKEIKIESVFNESRRSLVKEYIKQNSSNQSKRRLLRNELLSIQFQIEDYIALDSTNDETLKLLDFVKMYLKILNITKKEFAKYLDMQDSNLHKYLIGERKLNAKVALKISRFTHTKPEYWFGIQIKNEIIELRKEEKRNDEYEKYDYAKMLDF; translated from the coding sequence ATGAAAACAACAAAAGAAGTTAAAGAAATTAAGATAGAAAGTGTTTTTAATGAGTCTAGAAGAAGTTTGGTAAAAGAATATATCAAACAAAATTCTAGTAATCAATCTAAAAGAAGATTATTAAGAAATGAACTCTTATCTATTCAATTTCAGATTGAAGATTATATTGCACTTGACAGTACTAACGACGAAACTCTTAAGCTTTTAGATTTTGTAAAGATGTATTTGAAAATATTGAATATTACTAAAAAAGAGTTTGCTAAATATCTAGATATGCAAGATTCTAATTTGCATAAATACTTAATTGGTGAAAGAAAATTAAATGCTAAAGTAGCATTAAAAATTAGTCGTTTTACTCATACTAAACCTGAATATTGGTTTGGAATACAAATTAAAAATGAAATCATTGAGTTAAGAAAAGAAGAAAAAAGAAATGACGAGTATGAAAAGTATGATTATGCTAAAATGCTTGATTTTTAA
- a CDS encoding DUF2911 domain-containing protein — protein sequence MKTMIKSATMLFAAMTISVNAFAQDTKKPASPPATATGKIKDATITIAYSSPSVKGRTIWGGLEAYDKVWRAGANEATTFETDKDITVQGKKLPAGKYSFFLIPKKTEPGLRFSTKSPNNGALINTRKQKMLCVLM from the coding sequence ATGAAAACAATGATTAAATCTGCTACCATGCTTTTTGCTGCAATGACGATTTCAGTAAATGCCTTTGCACAGGACACTAAAAAACCTGCCAGCCCTCCGGCTACTGCTACGGGAAAAATTAAAGATGCAACCATTACAATTGCCTATAGCAGTCCTTCTGTTAAAGGGCGTACAATCTGGGGCGGTCTGGAAGCTTATGATAAAGTTTGGCGTGCAGGTGCCAATGAAGCAACTACTTTCGAAACGGATAAAGATATTACCGTTCAGGGTAAAAAACTTCCTGCAGGTAAATACAGCTTTTTCTTAATCCCTAAAAAAACGGAACCTGGACTGCGATTTTCAACAAAGAGCCCAAACAATGGGGCGCTTATAAATACGAGGAAGCAAAAGATGCTTTGCGTGTTGATGTAA
- a CDS encoding sodium:solute symporter yields MSNIDWTVLIFTLVAVVVYGVFIGRGQKSNASYLKADNKMPWYIVLIGIMATQASAITFLSAPGQAYTDGMRFVQYYFGLPLAMIVICLTFIPIFQRLNVYTAYEYLENRFDKKTRVLTSLLFLFSRGLSTGISIYAPSIILSSVLNWNIYVTNVLTGGILLIYTYVGGAKAIAHTQKLQFLIILGTMAFAGYLLIQNMPNGIGFKDALYLAGKSGKLNVITTEFDWKDKYNIWSGLIGGFFLALSYFGTDQSQVGRYITAKDNTNAKMGLLLNGLVKIPMQFAILLIGALLFAFFSLKPAPIYFNERSYQYLKETKPEQAAVFEKEHQNLQIKFNAESKEILRLKETHSPQLKKTIQDFKNTQTQVKALHGRVEEAINTSNYNAEKTDTNYIFLYFVKNTLPVGMIGLLFAVIFLASWGSISAALNSLAACSLKDVHLIFKKEIPDDATELKYSRLHTLAWGIFSIGVAMFATQMGSLIEAVNVLGSLFYGPILGIFLVAFYYKKITGSNVFIAAILSEIAVIAVYQFDIVSFLWLNVIGAAAVIIFSTIGLLFYKPKAVNS; encoded by the coding sequence ATGAGCAATATAGATTGGACAGTTCTCATTTTTACACTTGTTGCAGTGGTAGTTTACGGCGTATTCATCGGTCGTGGCCAAAAAAGCAACGCATCCTACCTGAAAGCAGATAATAAAATGCCCTGGTATATTGTGCTTATCGGTATTATGGCTACGCAGGCAAGTGCCATTACATTTCTTTCAGCACCGGGCCAGGCTTATACAGACGGTATGCGTTTCGTTCAGTATTACTTTGGTCTGCCTTTGGCGATGATTGTGATCTGCCTTACTTTCATCCCGATTTTTCAACGCTTAAATGTTTACACGGCTTATGAATATTTGGAAAACCGTTTTGATAAAAAAACAAGGGTACTCACTTCACTACTTTTTCTTTTTTCCAGAGGCTTATCAACAGGAATCAGCATTTATGCTCCGAGTATCATCTTGTCAAGCGTTTTAAACTGGAATATTTATGTAACCAATGTTTTAACAGGCGGAATTTTGTTGATTTACACCTATGTTGGCGGAGCAAAAGCGATTGCTCACACCCAAAAATTACAGTTTCTCATTATTCTGGGAACCATGGCTTTTGCAGGTTATTTACTTATTCAAAATATGCCGAATGGAATTGGTTTTAAAGATGCGCTGTATCTGGCGGGGAAATCCGGAAAGCTCAATGTAATCACCACAGAATTCGATTGGAAAGATAAATACAATATTTGGAGCGGGCTGATTGGCGGTTTTTTTCTGGCACTTTCTTACTTCGGTACTGACCAGAGTCAGGTCGGGAGGTATATTACTGCGAAAGACAATACCAATGCAAAAATGGGCTTGCTGTTGAACGGATTGGTTAAAATTCCGATGCAATTTGCTATTCTCCTGATCGGTGCCTTGCTTTTCGCATTCTTTTCTCTAAAACCGGCTCCGATTTATTTTAACGAACGTTCTTATCAATATTTAAAGGAAACAAAACCTGAACAGGCTGCGGTATTTGAAAAGGAGCATCAGAATCTGCAAATAAAATTTAATGCAGAATCGAAAGAAATTTTAAGATTGAAAGAAACTCATTCTCCCCAACTTAAAAAAACAATTCAGGATTTTAAAAACACACAAACCCAGGTAAAAGCACTGCACGGAAGGGTAGAGGAAGCGATCAATACATCAAACTATAATGCAGAGAAAACGGATACGAATTACATTTTCCTGTATTTCGTGAAAAATACCCTGCCTGTAGGGATGATCGGTTTATTGTTTGCCGTCATTTTTCTAGCCAGCTGGGGTTCAATTTCGGCAGCGCTGAATTCCCTTGCCGCCTGCTCATTAAAAGATGTTCATTTGATATTTAAAAAAGAAATTCCTGATGATGCAACCGAATTGAAGTACAGCCGCCTGCACACTTTAGCCTGGGGTATTTTCTCCATCGGCGTTGCTATGTTTGCCACTCAAATGGGTTCTCTTATTGAAGCGGTAAATGTATTAGGCTCTCTTTTCTACGGTCCGATATTAGGGATTTTTCTTGTTGCCTTTTACTATAAAAAAATTACCGGTTCCAATGTATTTATTGCTGCAATTTTATCAGAAATTGCTGTGATTGCCGTTTATCAGTTCGATATCGTTTCTTTCCTTTGGCTTAATGTAATTGGGGCAGCGGCGGTAATTATATTTTCGACAATTGGTTTATTGTTTTATAAACCGAAAGCAGTAAATTCGTAA
- a CDS encoding PIG-L family deacetylase, translating to MFKKVITVSILGFNTVFCLAQQVRPSKSSEIYRELKTLKQLPKVLYLAAHPDDENTGLLSWLINDQNVETGYLSLTRGDGGQNLLGIEQGAALGLIRTHELLEARKLDGAQQFFTRAIDFGFSKNTTDTFKQWDEDSIIADAVWVIRKFRPDVIICRFPPTAAAGHGQHAASAVVAEKAFKLAGDKTAFPNQLKYVTIWQPKRVLWNTFRFGGVNTTAENQLKVTVGQYDAQLGMGYGELAGLSRSLHKSQGAGTQSVAGIRTEYFAHVIGEPAKATLFDGVVKTWTAKGNADIDQSLDKIISAFNFNNPDHSLPALLALRKKIMALPDADLKKDKIKSIDNIILSCAGFMGEVVTNQAEAVAGDHYNFRLNLISRAENPVVLENVKWLSQSENFNRKLSKDSLITLEHKIQIPADAALTEPYWLAKPATNAATFAVPNDTLVGLPEAESPLNVLLDLKIGSEKLQVKLPLSFKKLDPVRGDVVEALRIVPALELKFTQPVYLVKENEDLHLSLNCKVNSNKQYSNGILNLMYNGERLGGADVSSLNGKDSTVDYVIPKNKLASIHSDRLQLDANFVADGVTYHKKQVLIQYPHLPSLQYFAPATVTVMKGDIQAKVKKVGYIEGAGDFIPEFLRIAGIQVEVLKDEDFYGSLDESGGNGSQNKLSQYDAIVLGVRANNTEKKLGRWMPFLWSYAKAGGNLVMQYNTNQDTTVDKLGMYNFSIANKRVTEENAAVTFLNPNHKLLNFPNKITADDFKGWVQERGAYFPAQWDTAYEPLFEMHDTDEEPLQGSTLYAKYGKGNFIYTPLAFFRQLPAGNVGAARLFFNFLSAQKN from the coding sequence ATGTTCAAAAAAGTAATCACTGTATCTATACTAGGCTTTAATACGGTTTTTTGTTTGGCCCAGCAGGTCCGGCCTTCCAAATCATCTGAAATTTACCGTGAACTCAAAACTCTTAAACAGCTGCCTAAAGTTTTATACCTTGCGGCTCATCCCGATGATGAAAATACAGGATTACTCTCCTGGTTAATCAACGATCAAAATGTAGAAACGGGCTATCTGTCTTTAACCAGAGGGGATGGTGGTCAGAATTTATTAGGTATAGAGCAAGGTGCGGCATTGGGTTTAATCAGAACGCATGAGCTTTTAGAGGCAAGAAAGTTAGACGGCGCCCAACAGTTTTTTACTCGGGCGATTGACTTCGGGTTCTCTAAAAATACGACTGATACCTTTAAACAATGGGACGAAGACAGCATTATCGCTGATGCAGTTTGGGTAATCCGTAAATTCCGTCCTGATGTTATCATTTGTCGTTTTCCTCCTACTGCTGCGGCAGGCCACGGACAACATGCGGCTTCGGCTGTGGTTGCGGAAAAAGCTTTTAAGCTGGCAGGTGATAAAACCGCTTTTCCAAATCAACTAAAATATGTTACTATATGGCAGCCAAAACGCGTATTGTGGAATACTTTCCGCTTTGGTGGGGTCAATACGACAGCTGAAAATCAACTGAAAGTTACCGTTGGGCAATATGATGCGCAATTGGGAATGGGATACGGTGAATTGGCAGGATTAAGCAGAAGTTTACATAAAAGCCAGGGTGCGGGAACACAGTCTGTAGCCGGGATCAGAACTGAATATTTTGCCCACGTTATCGGCGAACCTGCAAAAGCAACACTTTTTGACGGAGTCGTTAAAACCTGGACTGCAAAAGGAAATGCTGATATTGACCAATCATTAGATAAAATTATTTCCGCTTTCAATTTCAATAATCCAGACCATAGCTTACCTGCATTGCTTGCATTGCGAAAAAAGATTATGGCGCTGCCTGATGCCGACCTAAAAAAGGATAAAATTAAATCTATTGACAACATCATTTTAAGCTGTGCCGGGTTTATGGGCGAGGTCGTTACCAATCAGGCCGAAGCTGTTGCCGGAGATCATTACAATTTCAGGTTAAATCTGATCTCAAGAGCTGAAAATCCTGTTGTTTTAGAAAATGTAAAATGGTTAAGTCAGTCAGAAAATTTCAACAGAAAACTATCAAAAGATTCTTTAATTACCCTTGAGCATAAAATTCAGATTCCTGCAGATGCAGCACTCACAGAACCTTACTGGTTGGCAAAACCAGCCACGAACGCGGCAACTTTCGCTGTTCCAAATGATACTTTAGTTGGTTTGCCTGAGGCAGAATCACCACTGAATGTTTTGCTTGATTTAAAAATCGGATCGGAAAAGCTTCAGGTTAAACTTCCTTTATCTTTCAAGAAATTAGACCCGGTGCGTGGTGATGTGGTGGAAGCCTTGCGCATTGTTCCTGCATTGGAACTGAAATTTACACAACCAGTTTATTTAGTCAAAGAAAATGAAGATTTACATTTGAGTTTAAATTGTAAGGTGAATTCTAACAAACAATACAGTAACGGTATTCTCAACCTGATGTATAACGGAGAACGGTTAGGCGGAGCTGATGTAAGTTCGCTCAATGGGAAAGATAGTACCGTCGATTACGTTATTCCAAAAAATAAGCTTGCCTCCATACATTCGGATCGTTTGCAATTGGATGCCAATTTTGTGGCAGATGGAGTCACTTATCATAAAAAACAAGTATTAATTCAGTATCCGCATTTACCCTCCTTACAATATTTTGCGCCTGCAACAGTAACCGTAATGAAAGGCGATATTCAGGCGAAGGTTAAAAAAGTGGGTTATATAGAAGGTGCGGGCGATTTCATTCCTGAGTTCCTACGCATTGCAGGTATTCAGGTAGAGGTCTTGAAAGACGAAGATTTTTATGGCAGCTTAGATGAATCTGGTGGAAACGGCAGCCAAAACAAGCTATCACAATATGATGCCATCGTACTGGGTGTTCGTGCCAATAACACAGAGAAAAAACTGGGTCGCTGGATGCCTTTTTTATGGTCTTATGCAAAAGCTGGCGGTAATTTGGTGATGCAATACAATACTAACCAGGATACAACTGTTGACAAATTGGGAATGTATAATTTCAGCATTGCCAATAAGCGGGTTACCGAAGAAAATGCTGCGGTAACGTTTTTAAATCCCAATCATAAATTACTGAACTTTCCGAATAAAATTACTGCAGATGATTTTAAAGGCTGGGTACAAGAGCGTGGCGCCTATTTCCCTGCTCAATGGGATACAGCGTATGAACCGCTTTTTGAAATGCACGATACAGATGAAGAGCCACTGCAGGGATCAACTTTATATGCCAAATATGGAAAGGGTAATTTTATTTATACACCGTTGGCATTTTTCAGACAGCTGCCCGCGGGAAATGTTGGGGCGGCACGTTTATTTTTTAACTTTTTATCTGCACAGAAAAACTGA
- a CDS encoding helix-turn-helix transcriptional regulator: MTDINDKICSYITKKWLIPWLQEGKSQNSFAKNHGVEESTIRKIKSEETYRIPVETLFKICEARKISLSDFFKLINE; the protein is encoded by the coding sequence ATGACAGATATTAACGACAAAATTTGCTCATACATTACAAAAAAATGGTTGATACCTTGGCTTCAAGAAGGCAAGTCACAAAATTCTTTTGCCAAAAATCATGGTGTAGAAGAAAGTACCATTAGAAAAATTAAAAGTGAAGAAACTTACAGAATACCAGTTGAAACACTTTTTAAAATATGTGAAGCAAGAAAAATTAGTTTATCTGATTTCTTTAAACTTATAAATGAATAA